Proteins encoded in a region of the Gulosibacter sediminis genome:
- a CDS encoding ABC transporter ATP-binding protein, with translation MASVTFDHVSLQYPGGERPAVSDLNLEIEDGEFLVLVGPSGCGKSTTLRMLAGLEQVTSGSVLIGGDDVTEKDPKDRDIAMVFQNYALYPHMTVADNMGFALKLAGTPKTEIRRRVEEAAELLDLTEFLDRKPKALSGGQRQRVAMGRAIVRSPQVFCMDEPLSNLDAKLRVQTRSHIASLQRRLGVTTVYVTHDQVEAMTMGDRVAVLNDGVLQQVDSPRELYNHPNNVFVAGFVGSPAMNLIETTAGADGSVRLGDIPVPTRDGVVTGGQRVTVGIRPEHLRFSESEGFGFEVDLVEELGSDAYIYGRAALPGEPLVVARHEDDTPPSKGDTFRLTARSEQFHLFDTDTGARIERGV, from the coding sequence ATGGCATCCGTAACATTCGATCACGTGTCGCTGCAGTACCCGGGCGGCGAACGCCCCGCGGTGAGCGACCTCAACCTCGAGATTGAGGACGGCGAATTTCTCGTCCTCGTCGGCCCCTCCGGCTGTGGCAAGTCCACGACCCTCCGGATGCTCGCGGGGCTCGAGCAGGTCACCTCAGGCTCCGTGCTGATCGGTGGCGACGACGTCACCGAGAAGGACCCGAAGGACCGCGACATCGCGATGGTCTTCCAGAACTACGCGCTCTACCCGCACATGACCGTCGCCGACAACATGGGCTTTGCACTCAAGCTTGCGGGCACGCCAAAGACCGAGATCCGCCGGCGGGTCGAAGAGGCCGCCGAGCTGCTCGACCTCACCGAGTTTCTCGATCGCAAGCCGAAGGCGCTCTCAGGTGGCCAGCGCCAGCGCGTCGCGATGGGCCGCGCGATCGTGCGCTCGCCGCAGGTGTTCTGCATGGACGAGCCGTTGTCGAACCTCGACGCGAAGCTGCGCGTGCAGACCCGCTCGCACATTGCGAGCCTGCAGCGCCGACTCGGCGTGACGACGGTGTACGTCACGCACGACCAGGTCGAGGCCATGACGATGGGCGATCGCGTCGCCGTGCTCAACGACGGCGTGCTGCAGCAGGTCGACAGCCCCCGCGAGCTGTACAACCACCCGAACAACGTGTTCGTGGCCGGCTTCGTCGGCTCGCCCGCGATGAACCTCATCGAGACGACTGCCGGGGCCGATGGCTCGGTGCGCCTCGGCGACATTCCTGTGCCGACCCGCGACGGGGTCGTGACCGGCGGGCAGCGCGTGACCGTCGGCATCCGCCCCGAGCACCTGCGCTTCTCCGAGTCCGAGGGGTTCGGCTTCGAGGTTGATCTTGTCGAGGAGCTTGGTTCGGACGCCTACATCTACGGTCGGGCCGCGCTCCCGGGCGAGCCCCTCGTCGTCGCGCGGCACGAAGACGACACGCCGCCAAGCAAGGGCGACACGTTCCGCCTCACCGCCCGCAGCGAGCAATTTCACCTGTTCGACACCGATACGGGTGCGCGGATCGAGCGGGGCGTGTGA
- a CDS encoding ABC transporter substrate-binding protein — translation MGSNDAAKLEPIIEAWNADHPDEEVTLVELPQEANGQRDTLVQSLQAQSGDYDVMALDVTWTAEFAAQGWLQPLDGELQLDTSNLLPATVDSATYMDTLYAAPQNTNAQLMFYRTDIVDEAPTTWDELLSYRDAADAEDLDLLIMQLKNYEGLTVQTTQAINSWGGSVVDADGKTPTVDSDEAKAGIQALADAYANGDIPKGANGYTEEQTNLEFLEGNAVFAYNWPYMYDTATSEDSSQVKDKFDVAAIVGPDGPGASTLGGYNNGINVYSENKATAFDFVQFILSEENQRGFAEQSFPPVLASIYEDESLIEQFPYLPALKDALDNAQPRPVTPFYAAVSKAIADNAYAAIVEGQDLDQAVSDMASAITSSTSG, via the coding sequence ATGGGGTCGAACGATGCCGCGAAGCTCGAGCCCATCATCGAGGCGTGGAACGCCGACCACCCCGACGAAGAAGTCACGCTCGTCGAACTGCCGCAGGAAGCGAACGGTCAGCGCGACACGCTCGTGCAGTCACTTCAGGCGCAGAGCGGCGACTACGACGTCATGGCGCTCGACGTCACCTGGACCGCCGAGTTCGCGGCGCAGGGCTGGCTGCAGCCGCTCGACGGCGAGCTGCAGCTCGACACCTCGAACCTGCTGCCCGCCACCGTCGACTCGGCCACCTACATGGACACGCTCTACGCGGCGCCGCAGAACACGAACGCGCAGCTCATGTTCTACCGCACCGACATCGTCGACGAGGCGCCGACGACGTGGGACGAGCTGCTCTCGTACCGTGACGCGGCCGACGCCGAAGACCTCGACTTGCTCATCATGCAGCTGAAGAACTACGAGGGCCTCACGGTGCAGACCACGCAGGCGATCAACTCGTGGGGCGGCTCGGTGGTCGACGCCGACGGCAAGACGCCGACGGTCGATAGCGACGAGGCCAAGGCCGGTATCCAGGCGCTCGCTGATGCCTACGCAAACGGCGACATTCCGAAGGGCGCCAACGGCTACACCGAGGAGCAGACGAACCTCGAGTTCCTCGAGGGCAACGCGGTGTTCGCGTACAACTGGCCGTACATGTACGACACCGCGACCAGCGAAGACTCGTCGCAGGTGAAGGACAAGTTCGACGTGGCCGCGATCGTTGGCCCCGACGGTCCGGGCGCATCCACGCTCGGTGGCTACAACAACGGCATCAACGTCTACTCCGAAAACAAGGCGACGGCGTTCGACTTCGTGCAATTCATCCTGTCGGAAGAGAACCAGCGCGGCTTTGCTGAGCAGTCGTTCCCACCAGTGCTTGCGTCGATTTACGAGGACGAGTCGCTCATCGAACAGTTCCCGTATCTGCCGGCGCTGAAGGATGCGCTCGACAACGCGCAGCCGCGCCCGGTCACGCCGTTCTACGCGGCCGTGTCGAAGGCGATCGCCGACAACGCCTACGCCGCGATTGTCGAGGGGCAAGACCTCGACCAGGCCGTGAGCGATATGGCGTCGGCCATTACCTCGAGTACCTCGGGTTAG
- the gndA gene encoding NADP-dependent phosphogluconate dehydrogenase yields MNDSTASANIGVVGLAVMGANLARNLASREGNTVAVYNRSHERTEKLVAEHPEAGFVPAPTVDEFAASLQRPRTAIIMVQAGKATDAVIDQLVEAFEPGDIIVDGGNALFTDTIRREAAVRAKGLHFVGAGISGGEEGALNGPSIMPGGTAESYETLGPILESIAARAPEDDSPCVTHIGTDGAGHFVKMVHNGIEYADMQLIGEAYDLLRGVAGLTPAEIADVFTEWNQGDLESYLIEITAEVLRHVDADTGKPFIDIVVDRAGMKGTGTWTVQNALGLGVPVSGIGEAVFARGVSGRVAQREAVRPTITKRPEAAPIPGDFVEQVRQALYSSKVIAYAQGFDLILAGAQEYGWQVNPGAIAKIWRAGCIIRARFLNRIADAYDRNPQLDSLIADPYFAGEVANGVDAWRRVVATAALSGVPAPVFGASLSYYDSLAADRLPAALIQGQRDYFGAHTYGRVDRPGTFHTEWSGDRAEREVNS; encoded by the coding sequence ATGAACGACTCCACTGCATCCGCAAACATCGGCGTGGTCGGTTTGGCGGTGATGGGCGCGAATCTCGCCCGCAACCTCGCGTCGCGCGAGGGCAACACCGTCGCGGTGTACAACCGCAGCCACGAGCGCACCGAAAAGCTCGTCGCCGAGCATCCCGAGGCGGGCTTCGTGCCGGCCCCGACGGTCGACGAGTTTGCGGCCTCGCTGCAGCGCCCGCGCACCGCGATCATCATGGTGCAGGCCGGCAAGGCGACCGATGCGGTGATCGACCAGCTCGTCGAGGCCTTCGAGCCGGGCGACATCATCGTCGACGGCGGCAACGCGCTCTTCACCGACACGATTCGCCGCGAGGCCGCGGTGCGCGCGAAGGGCCTGCACTTCGTCGGCGCCGGAATTTCCGGCGGCGAAGAGGGCGCGCTCAACGGCCCCTCGATCATGCCCGGCGGCACCGCCGAGTCGTACGAGACGCTCGGCCCGATTCTCGAGTCGATTGCCGCTCGCGCCCCCGAAGACGACTCCCCCTGCGTCACGCACATCGGCACCGACGGCGCCGGCCACTTCGTGAAGATGGTGCACAACGGCATCGAGTACGCCGACATGCAGCTCATCGGCGAGGCCTACGACCTGCTGCGCGGTGTCGCCGGGCTCACCCCCGCCGAGATCGCCGACGTATTCACCGAGTGGAACCAGGGTGACCTCGAGTCGTACCTCATCGAGATCACCGCCGAGGTGCTGCGTCACGTCGACGCCGACACCGGCAAGCCGTTCATCGACATCGTCGTCGACCGCGCCGGCATGAAGGGCACTGGCACCTGGACGGTGCAGAACGCGCTCGGCCTCGGCGTGCCCGTCTCGGGCATCGGCGAGGCGGTCTTCGCCCGCGGCGTCTCGGGCCGCGTCGCCCAGCGCGAGGCAGTGCGCCCGACCATCACGAAGCGTCCCGAAGCCGCGCCGATTCCGGGCGACTTCGTCGAGCAGGTGCGTCAGGCGCTCTACTCGTCGAAGGTCATCGCCTACGCGCAGGGCTTCGACCTCATTCTCGCCGGCGCCCAGGAATACGGCTGGCAGGTGAACCCGGGCGCGATCGCGAAGATCTGGCGCGCCGGCTGCATCATTCGTGCCCGCTTCCTCAACCGCATCGCCGATGCGTACGACCGCAACCCGCAGCTCGACTCGCTCATCGCCGACCCGTACTTCGCGGGCGAGGTGGCGAACGGCGTGGATGCGTGGCGTCGCGTCGTCGCGACCGCTGCGCTCTCGGGCGTGCCCGCGCCGGTATTCGGCGCATCGCTGAGCTACTACGACTCGCTCGCGGCCGACCGCCTACCGGCCGCGCTCATCCAGGGTCAGCGCGACTACTTCGGCGCCCACACCTACGGCCGGGTCGACCGCCCCGGCACGTTCCACACCGAATGGTCGGGCGACCGCGCCGAGCGCGAAGTGAACTCATGA
- a CDS encoding ankyrin repeat domain-containing protein, translating to MTDATDGTARVPAEAIELANQLLDAARENQAAALAAYLDAGAPVNMRDAQGNTMLILAAYHHAAATVSMLLERGADVELTNDRGQNALTCAVFKQDVESARALLEAGASPDAGSPSARETAKMFSWPEFDELLAELWG from the coding sequence ATGACCGACGCAACTGACGGCACCGCCCGCGTGCCGGCCGAGGCGATCGAGCTCGCAAACCAGCTGCTCGACGCGGCCCGCGAGAACCAGGCGGCGGCGCTGGCCGCCTACCTCGACGCCGGCGCTCCGGTGAACATGCGCGATGCGCAGGGCAACACGATGCTCATCCTCGCCGCTTACCATCACGCGGCCGCGACGGTGTCGATGCTGCTCGAGCGCGGCGCCGACGTCGAGCTGACGAACGACCGCGGGCAGAATGCGCTCACCTGCGCCGTGTTCAAGCAGGACGTCGAGTCGGCGCGGGCCCTACTCGAGGCAGGCGCGAGCCCCGACGCGGGCTCACCGTCGGCGCGCGAAACCGCGAAGATGTTCAGCTGGCCCGAGTTCGACGAGCTGCTCGCCGAGCTCTGGGGTTAA
- a CDS encoding lytic transglycosylase domain-containing protein, with protein MRSAKHRPSRLAAAAATFATALLLSGCAGDAEPSFTERGYPTAPPQELPEAAGTDADVPLTELVDPDWLSATAERTSIDPRVVAAYAGASIRVAQTTPDCGIGWNTLAGIGRVESYHGTIYGSEVADDGSITPPIIGIPLDGTNGTLEIPDTDGGALDADIKWDRAVGPMQFIPSTWAEFGQDANLDGTADPNQLDDAVLTAAVYLCERGGELVSDDGWNTAVSAYNLPVEYARDVAAYARMYAE; from the coding sequence ATGCGATCAGCCAAGCACCGCCCCAGCCGACTCGCGGCCGCGGCCGCCACGTTCGCCACCGCGCTCCTGCTCAGCGGTTGCGCCGGCGACGCCGAGCCCTCGTTCACCGAGCGCGGGTACCCGACCGCGCCCCCGCAAGAGCTGCCCGAGGCGGCCGGCACCGATGCGGATGTACCGCTCACCGAACTCGTCGACCCCGACTGGCTCTCGGCGACGGCCGAGCGCACCAGCATCGATCCGCGCGTCGTCGCGGCCTACGCGGGCGCCTCGATCCGCGTCGCCCAGACGACGCCAGACTGCGGCATCGGGTGGAACACCCTCGCGGGCATCGGCCGGGTCGAGTCGTACCACGGCACGATCTATGGCAGCGAAGTCGCCGACGATGGCAGCATCACGCCACCGATCATCGGCATTCCGCTCGACGGCACGAACGGCACCCTCGAGATTCCCGACACTGACGGCGGTGCGCTCGATGCCGACATCAAGTGGGATCGCGCGGTTGGGCCGATGCAGTTCATCCCCTCGACCTGGGCCGAGTTCGGTCAAGACGCAAACCTCGACGGCACGGCCGACCCAAACCAGCTCGACGATGCCGTTCTCACGGCGGCCGTCTACCTCTGCGAGCGGGGCGGCGAACTCGTCAGCGACGACGGCTGGAACACCGCGGTCTCGGCCTACAACCTGCCTGTCGAGTACGCGCGCGACGTCGCCGCGTACGCGCGAATGTACGCGGAGTAG
- the pth gene encoding aminoacyl-tRNA hydrolase, with translation MASDAWLVIGLGNPGDRYRATRHNVGHMVVDELASRVGASFKRHPRATALVAEGRTEPGGPKLVLAKSTGFMNTSGGPVSQLVQYFGIDPEHVIVVHDELDIAFDSVRLKRGGGHGGHNGLRDISSAIGAEYLRVRVGIGRPPGRQDPADYVLRPFSSDERDNLPVLVADAADAVELLVQRGLVDAQQVVHARGK, from the coding sequence GTGGCGTCCGACGCGTGGCTCGTCATCGGTCTCGGGAATCCCGGCGACCGCTATCGAGCCACGCGTCACAACGTCGGCCACATGGTGGTTGACGAACTCGCCTCGCGGGTGGGTGCTTCATTTAAGCGCCACCCGCGGGCGACCGCCCTCGTCGCCGAGGGCCGCACCGAACCCGGCGGGCCGAAGCTCGTGCTCGCCAAGTCGACCGGGTTCATGAACACTTCGGGCGGGCCCGTCTCACAGCTCGTCCAGTACTTCGGCATCGACCCCGAGCACGTCATCGTCGTCCACGACGAGCTCGACATCGCGTTCGATAGCGTGCGCCTCAAGCGCGGCGGTGGCCACGGCGGACACAACGGCCTGCGCGACATCTCGTCGGCCATTGGCGCCGAGTACCTCCGGGTGCGCGTCGGCATCGGCCGACCTCCCGGTCGTCAGGACCCTGCCGACTACGTGCTGCGCCCCTTCTCTAGCGACGAACGCGACAATCTGCCGGTGCTCGTGGCCGACGCCGCCGACGCCGTCGAACTGCTCGTGCAGCGTGGCCTCGTCGACGCGCAGCAGGTCGTGCACGCGCGGGGTAAGTAG
- the metE gene encoding 5-methyltetrahydropteroyltriglutamate--homocysteine S-methyltransferase, translating to MTIEFPAGTVLGYPRIGRNRELKRAVESYWRGASDAAALAATRAEVRAAARSALEAAGLGRDDASIPEADASYDHVLDTLVTVGAVPARFADVADLADQDLTFVLARGDAEHPALEMTKWFDTNYHYLVPEIGPETTFSYRSHERAEQVREAVAAGYATRPTLVGPVTFLALAKPSDDAPAGFAPLDRLDDVLDAYVEVLADLRAAGAQWVQLDESALVSEVLGVSQTELVDAAARAYERLAQAEERPALFVQTSYAALPAAAFGALAKAGVEAIGIDLVRGVAPANVTEFPGVRVVAGVIDGHNIWRGDLAAAFGKLSALAERGVLVSASTSTSLIHVPHTLADETELDAQLRNWLAFADEKAQQIATLARGLADGREAIDAELTAATEALAERAQAAGVRIPEVRERAASDIELSRGDADARAEAQQAALGLPVLPTTTIGSFPQTGEIRRARRAFGRGEITEAQYDEFLREEIRRVIELQEELGLDVLVHGEPERNDMVQYFAENLEGFVTTANGWVQSYGSRCTRPSILWGDVHRAAPITVEWTRYAQSLTAKPVKGMLTGPVTILAWSFVRDDQPLGDTARQVALALRDEVADLEAAGTGIIQVDEPALRELLPLRRADHEDYLRWSVDAFRLSTSVARPETQVHTHLCYSEFGEIIEAIDGLDADVTSIEAARSRMEVVADLHEHDYARGIGPGVWDIHSPRVPSEQEIAVLLELALAGIPANRLWVNPDCGLKTRGYDETVASLRNLVAATEQAREGITAPVA from the coding sequence ATGACCATCGAATTCCCCGCCGGCACCGTGCTCGGCTATCCCCGCATCGGCCGCAACCGCGAGCTCAAGCGCGCCGTCGAGTCGTACTGGCGCGGTGCCAGTGACGCCGCTGCGCTCGCCGCCACCCGCGCCGAGGTGCGCGCCGCCGCGCGCTCGGCCCTCGAGGCCGCAGGCCTCGGCCGCGACGACGCCTCGATCCCCGAGGCCGACGCGAGCTACGACCACGTGCTCGACACGCTCGTCACCGTCGGTGCGGTGCCCGCACGCTTCGCCGACGTCGCCGATCTTGCCGACCAGGACCTCACCTTTGTGCTCGCCCGGGGTGACGCCGAGCACCCGGCGCTCGAGATGACGAAGTGGTTTGACACGAACTACCACTACCTCGTGCCCGAGATCGGCCCCGAGACGACCTTCTCGTACCGCAGCCACGAGCGCGCCGAGCAGGTGCGCGAGGCGGTCGCGGCCGGCTACGCGACCCGCCCGACGCTCGTCGGCCCCGTGACCTTCCTCGCGCTCGCGAAGCCGAGCGACGACGCCCCCGCGGGCTTCGCCCCGCTCGACCGCCTCGACGACGTGCTCGACGCCTACGTCGAGGTGCTCGCCGACCTGCGTGCCGCCGGCGCACAGTGGGTGCAGCTCGACGAGTCGGCGCTCGTGAGCGAAGTGCTGGGCGTCTCGCAGACCGAGCTGGTGGATGCGGCGGCTCGCGCCTACGAGCGGCTCGCGCAGGCCGAGGAGCGCCCGGCGCTGTTCGTGCAGACGAGCTACGCGGCCCTGCCGGCGGCGGCCTTCGGCGCGCTGGCGAAGGCCGGCGTCGAGGCGATCGGCATCGACCTCGTGCGCGGCGTGGCCCCAGCCAACGTCACCGAGTTCCCCGGCGTGCGTGTCGTCGCGGGCGTCATCGACGGCCACAACATCTGGCGCGGCGACCTCGCCGCCGCCTTCGGCAAGCTCAGCGCCCTCGCCGAGCGCGGCGTGCTCGTGAGCGCGAGCACCTCGACCTCGCTCATTCACGTGCCGCACACCCTCGCCGACGAGACTGAGCTCGACGCGCAGCTGCGCAACTGGCTCGCCTTCGCCGACGAGAAAGCCCAGCAGATCGCGACGCTCGCCCGCGGGCTCGCCGACGGCCGCGAGGCCATCGATGCCGAGCTCACGGCCGCGACCGAAGCCCTTGCCGAGCGCGCGCAGGCCGCTGGTGTGCGCATCCCCGAGGTGCGCGAGCGCGCCGCGAGCGACATCGAGCTTTCGCGCGGCGACGCGGATGCGCGTGCCGAGGCCCAGCAGGCGGCCCTCGGTCTGCCGGTGCTGCCGACCACGACGATCGGCTCGTTCCCGCAGACCGGCGAGATTCGCCGCGCCCGCCGAGCATTCGGCCGCGGTGAGATCACCGAGGCGCAGTACGACGAGTTCCTCCGCGAGGAGATTCGCCGCGTCATCGAGCTGCAGGAAGAACTCGGCCTCGACGTGCTCGTGCACGGTGAGCCCGAGCGCAACGACATGGTGCAGTATTTCGCCGAGAACCTCGAGGGTTTTGTCACCACCGCGAACGGCTGGGTGCAGTCGTACGGCTCGCGCTGCACGCGCCCCTCGATTCTTTGGGGTGACGTGCACCGCGCCGCGCCGATCACGGTCGAGTGGACGCGCTACGCGCAGTCGCTCACCGCGAAGCCGGTGAAGGGCATGCTCACGGGCCCCGTCACGATTCTCGCGTGGTCGTTCGTGCGTGACGACCAGCCGCTCGGCGACACCGCCCGCCAGGTCGCCCTCGCGCTGCGCGACGAGGTGGCCGACCTCGAGGCCGCCGGCACCGGCATCATCCAGGTCGACGAGCCCGCCCTGCGCGAGCTGCTGCCGCTGCGCCGCGCCGACCACGAGGACTACCTGCGCTGGAGCGTCGACGCGTTCCGCCTCTCGACCTCGGTCGCCCGCCCTGAGACTCAGGTGCACACGCACCTCTGCTACTCGGAGTTCGGCGAGATCATCGAGGCGATCGACGGCCTCGACGCCGACGTCACCTCGATCGAGGCCGCGCGCTCGCGCATGGAGGTCGTCGCCGACCTGCACGAGCACGACTACGCCCGCGGCATCGGCCCCGGCGTGTGGGACATCCACTCGCCGCGCGTGCCGTCGGAGCAGGAGATCGCGGTGCTGCTTGAGCTCGCGCTTGCCGGTATCCCCGCGAACCGCCTTTGGGTGAACCCCGACTGTGGCCTGAAGACGCGCGGCTACGACGAGACGGTCGCGTCGCTGCGCAACCTCGTCGCCGCCACCGAGCAGGCCCGCGAGGGCATCACCGCTCCGGTCGCGTAA
- the dtd gene encoding D-aminoacyl-tRNA deacylase, whose protein sequence is MRAVVTRCRSARVEVAGELVGELPRPGLLALVGVTHDDNDAEAAKLVRKIAELRILEGERSAVDLDAPVLVVSQFTLYGDARKGRRPSWSNAAPGPVSEPLIDAVVTGLRARGLHVETGRFGAMMRVHSDNDGPFTILLDTAEIA, encoded by the coding sequence ATGCGCGCTGTCGTCACCCGCTGTCGCTCGGCTCGCGTCGAGGTTGCGGGCGAACTCGTCGGCGAACTCCCGCGCCCCGGGCTGCTCGCGCTGGTCGGGGTCACTCACGACGACAACGATGCCGAAGCGGCGAAGCTCGTGCGCAAGATCGCCGAGCTGCGCATCCTCGAGGGCGAGCGGAGCGCCGTCGATCTCGACGCACCCGTGCTCGTGGTGAGTCAATTCACGCTCTACGGCGACGCCCGCAAGGGTCGTCGGCCGTCGTGGTCGAACGCCGCACCCGGGCCGGTTTCGGAGCCGCTCATTGACGCGGTCGTCACCGGTCTTCGCGCACGCGGTCTGCACGTCGAGACCGGCCGCTTCGGTGCGATGATGCGCGTGCACAGCGACAACGACGGCCCGTTCACGATTCTGCTCGACACCGCCGAGATCGCCTAG
- a CDS encoding carbohydrate ABC transporter permease, producing the protein MSSATTKYSGKDAAPKQRRWRSDNRSAIWLIAPAMIVLAIVIGYPIVSAIVQSFNQDRVYDAETGFFQEGGFAGFTNYAHWILQDRGGGVNSCPPGTTGSQFWQSIGVTFLLTVVTVSLEVIIGFGMAIIMGRNMVGRGLLRAAVLVPWAIPTAVTAKLWAFIFAPQGIINSLTGLDLQWTTGTWELLSAVIVADVWKTTPFVALLILAGLQLIPKDVYEAARIDGATKWQQFTQITLPLVRPALMVAVLFRLLDALRMYDLPAIMQGNTSGAATTMSLLVTATMRENEYNNASALSTIVFLIIFACAFIMVKVLGANAVAQTQPARQLSTGAPNRKRRGPLQTEPLTTRAVTTKEK; encoded by the coding sequence ATGAGCAGCGCGACCACGAAGTACTCGGGCAAGGATGCGGCGCCGAAGCAGCGGCGCTGGCGGAGCGACAACAGGTCGGCGATTTGGTTGATCGCGCCGGCGATGATCGTGCTCGCGATCGTCATCGGGTACCCCATCGTGAGCGCGATCGTGCAGTCGTTCAATCAGGACCGGGTCTACGACGCCGAGACCGGCTTCTTCCAGGAGGGTGGCTTCGCGGGCTTCACGAACTACGCGCACTGGATTTTGCAGGACCGTGGCGGGGGAGTGAACTCTTGCCCGCCGGGCACGACCGGTTCGCAGTTCTGGCAGTCGATCGGCGTGACGTTCTTGCTCACGGTCGTCACGGTGTCGCTCGAGGTGATCATCGGCTTCGGCATGGCGATCATCATGGGGCGCAACATGGTCGGCCGCGGCTTGCTTCGCGCGGCCGTGCTCGTGCCGTGGGCGATCCCCACGGCCGTGACGGCGAAGCTCTGGGCATTCATCTTTGCGCCGCAGGGCATCATCAATTCGCTCACCGGCCTCGACCTGCAGTGGACGACCGGTACTTGGGAGCTCCTGTCGGCCGTGATCGTCGCCGACGTCTGGAAGACAACGCCGTTCGTAGCCCTGCTCATCCTCGCTGGCCTGCAGCTCATCCCGAAGGACGTCTACGAGGCGGCCCGCATCGACGGCGCGACGAAGTGGCAGCAGTTCACGCAGATCACCCTGCCGCTCGTGCGACCCGCGCTCATGGTCGCGGTGCTGTTCCGTCTGCTCGACGCGCTGCGCATGTACGACCTGCCGGCGATCATGCAGGGCAACACCTCGGGCGCCGCGACGACGATGTCGCTGCTTGTCACCGCAACGATGCGCGAGAACGAGTACAACAACGCGTCGGCGCTGTCGACGATTGTCTTCCTCATCATCTTCGCCTGCGCGTTCATCATGGTGAAGGTGCTTGGGGCGAATGCGGTCGCGCAGACGCAGCCGGCGCGCCAACTCTCGACCGGCGCGCCGAACCGCAAGCGCCGGGGGCCGCTCCAGACCGAACCGCTGACGACCCGCGCGGTCACGACGAAGGAGAAGTGA
- a CDS encoding 50S ribosomal protein L25/general stress protein Ctc gives MADATDRLPAKHRTQFGKGAARKIRANNEIPAVIYGHGTEPNHITLPGHETMLLLRKANALIDLDIEGTSQLALVKDVQRDPVRQIIEHVDLIIVRRGERVEVEVPVHAVGEPAPGAIVIQDANTILVSAEATRIPERIEVTVEGLEIGTTVIEKDVALPEGVKLVDEESELVLFSIQEPQVEVEPDEDAEDAEGEAAAAEDAE, from the coding sequence ATGGCTGACGCCACCGACCGCCTCCCGGCGAAGCACCGCACCCAGTTCGGTAAGGGTGCCGCGCGCAAGATCCGCGCCAACAACGAAATCCCCGCCGTCATCTACGGCCACGGCACCGAGCCGAACCACATCACGCTGCCCGGTCACGAGACCATGCTGCTCCTGCGCAAGGCGAACGCGCTCATCGACCTCGACATCGAGGGCACCTCGCAGCTCGCGCTGGTGAAGGACGTTCAGCGCGACCCGGTTCGCCAGATCATCGAGCACGTTGACCTCATCATCGTTCGCCGCGGCGAGCGCGTCGAGGTCGAGGTGCCCGTGCACGCCGTCGGCGAGCCCGCACCGGGCGCCATCGTCATCCAGGACGCCAACACGATCCTGGTGTCGGCCGAGGCGACCCGCATCCCCGAACGCATCGAGGTCACCGTCGAGGGCCTCGAGATCGGCACCACCGTCATTGAGAAGGACGTTGCGCTGCCCGAGGGCGTCAAGCTCGTTGATGAGGAGAGCGAGCTCGTCCTCTTCTCGATCCAGGAGCCGCAGGTCGAGGTTGAGCCTGACGAGGACGCCGAGGACGCCGAGGGCGAAGCGGCTGCTGCCGAGGACGCCGAGTAG